One Ahaetulla prasina isolate Xishuangbanna chromosome 1, ASM2864084v1, whole genome shotgun sequence DNA window includes the following coding sequences:
- the B3GNT2 gene encoding N-acetyllactosaminide beta-1,3-N-acetylglucosaminyltransferase 2, whose protein sequence is MIVGRRRLKLLGILMMVNFFIYVIVEVSKNSGQDKNSKRQVILPRSRFWRKYIPHKAYWNKQQQKLEDLYNPIFALLFNMTVEERLSFNNSFLNSCDPDPSLSSDLKDFEDLPDRFKDFFHYLRCRNYSLLIDQQHKCKHKPFLLLAIKSLIPHFDRRQAIRESWGREIKLGDITIVRVFLLGQIPPEDNYPNLTDMLKFESKTHQDILLWNYRDTFFNLTLKEVLFLKWVSNTCPDAQFIFKGDDDVFVNTHQILDYLKSLSKEKAKDLFIGDVIRDAGPHRDTNVKYYIPHSIYEGSYPPYAGGGGFLYSGDLALRLANISDQVLLYPIDDVYIGMCLQRLGLSPEKHKGFKTFDIEEKQRDNICSYTNLMLVHNRNPREMIKIWTNLQDPHLSC, encoded by the coding sequence ATGATTGTTGGACGCAGAAGATTAAAATTGCTGGGAATTCTGATGATGGTAAATTTCTTTATATATGTCATTGTGGAAGTCTCAAAAAATAGTGGTCAAGACAAAAATTCAAAACGACAAGTTATACTCCCAAGGAGCAGGTTTTGGAGAAAGTATATTCCTCACAAGGCATATTGGAATAAACAGCAGCAGAAGTTGGAAGACTTGTATAATCCTATTTTTGCATTGCTTTTCAATATGACTGTGGAAGAAAGGTTATCTTTCAATAATAGCTTTTTGAACTCCTGTGATCCTGATCCATCTTTATCCTCAGATCTTAAAGATTTTGAAGACTTACCAGATAGATTTAAAGACTTTTTTCATTATTTAAGATGTAGAAATTATTCATTATTAATAGATCAGCAACACAAGTGCAAACATAAACCTTTTTTGCTTCTGGCTATTAAATCACTCATACCACATTTTGATAGAAGGCAAGCAATCCGGGAATCTTGGGGAAGGGAAATTAAATTGGGAGACATAACTATTGTGAGAGTTTTCCTATTAGGTCAAATTCCTCCCGAAGATAACTATCCCAATCTGACAGATATGTTGAAATTTGAGAGCAAAACCCACCAAGACATACTTCTGTGGAACTACAGAGATACTTTCTTCAATTTGACTCTAAAGGAGGTACTATTTCTAAAATGGGTTAGTAACACTTGCCCTGATGCTCAGTTTATTTTCAAAGGAGATGATGATGTTTTTGTGAATACTCATCAGATCCTGGATTACTTGAAGAGTTTAAGTAAAGAAAAAGCCAAAGACTTGTTCATAGGTGATGTTATCCGTGATGCTGGACCTCATCGTGATACAAATGTGAAATACTATATCCCACACAGTATTTATGAAGGCTCTTATCCTCCATACGCAGGAGGTGGCGGATTTCTTTATTCTGGTGATCTGGCATTAAGATTAGCTAACATATCTGACCAAGTCCTTCTTTATCCTATTGATGATGTGTACATTGGCATGTGCCTTCAGAGACTTGGGCTTTCTCCAGAAAAACACAAAGGCTTCAAAACATTTGACATTGAAGAGAAACAGAGGGACAATATATGCTCCTATACAAATCTAATGTTAGTCCACAACCGGAATCCTCGAGAGATGATTAAAATCTGGACGAACTTGCAAGATCCACATTTAAGTTGTTAA